Proteins from one Megalopta genalis isolate 19385.01 chromosome 1, iyMegGena1_principal, whole genome shotgun sequence genomic window:
- the mtm gene encoding phosphatidylinositol-3-phosphate phosphatase isoform X4 produces the protein MEKRGSAELLNVEQNNSKNASSDSLNSDSKSSSLNSKMGQESESWEKASHSKSFSSSSTSTDNNIVSALETRKENQVKNLSSGDAGPTLLNGERMQGIAHEVTYLCPYSGPARGILSVTNYKLHFRSTDRETPYVVEVPLGVVSRIEKVGGASSRRENSYGIEAFCKDMRNLRFAHKQENHSRRDVFEKLQQYSFPLSHKLPLFAFEYSETFPENGWNVYEPIAELKRMGVNNDMWKISKINDTYSICDSYPAVWAVPTAATDEDLQASAAFRSKGRLPVLSWIHPESQATITRCAQPLVGVGGKRSREDERYVQLIMDANAQSHKLFIMDARPMPNAVANKAKGGGYENEDAYQNAELVFLDIPNIHVMRESLRKVKELCFPKIDEARWLSGIESTVWLKHIKYVLAGALKIVDKVDNHKTSVLVHCSDGWDRTAQLTALAMLMLDPYYRTIKGFEVLIEKEWLSFGHKFQQRIGHGDEHHSDADRSPVFLQFMDCVWQISRQLPNALEFNEHFLITILDHLYSCRFGTFLYSSERERVQAQVKQKTVSLWSYTNSQLSLYQNPLYWSQPTYQPVLLPIASMRYIRPWKSVYCRWNPSMRQQDPVYQRTRELLVLNEQLEKQLEEGRREQASRANRSLTSPAPPRLHSPVHS, from the exons ATGGAGAAAAGAGGAAGCGCAGAGCTCTTGAACGTGGAGCAAAACAATTCTAAAAATGCTAGCTCAGATTCCCTTAACTCAGATAGTAAGAGCAGCTCGCTCAATTCCAAAATGGGTCAAGAATCG GAAAGCTGGGAAAAAGCATCTCATTCCAAAAGTTTTTCCTCAAGCTCTACTtcaacagataataatattgtttCTGCTTTAGAAACTAGAAAAGAGAATCAAGTGAAA AATTTGTCTAGTGGAGATGCAGGTCCTACACTCCTGAACGGAGAAAGGATGCAGGGCATAGCTCACGAGGTAACATATCTGTGCCCCTATTCAGGACCAGCTAGAGGAATTCTTAGCGTCACAAATTACAAGCTCCACTTTCGAAGCACCGACCGCGAAACACCGTATGTCGTTGAAGTGCCTCTGGGTGTGGTAAGCAGAATCGAGAAGGTCGGCGGAGCGTCTAGCAGGAGAGAGAATTCCTATGGAATCGAAGCGTTCTGCAAGGACATGCGGAATCTCAGATTTGCTCACAAGCAGGAGAATCATTCGCGAAGAGATGTTTTCGAGAAGCTCCAACAGTATTCATTCCCGTTGTCTCATAAGCTACCGTTATTTGCCTTCGAATACTCTGAAACGTTCCCCGAAAACGGCTGGAACGTGTACGAGCCCATAGCAGAGTTGAAGAGAATG GGCGTGAACAATGATATGTGGAAAATATCAAAGATCAACGACACGTACTCTATATGCGACAGCTACCCAGCGGTGTGGGCAGTGCCTACGGCGGCGACCGATGAAGATCTACAAGCATCCGCGGCCTTCAGGAGCAAAGGAAGACTTCCGGTGCTGTCGTGGATTCATCCGGAGAGTCAGGCAACGATCACCCGTTGTGCCCAGCCACTGGTGGGCGTAGGTGGCAAAAGGAGTCGCGAGGACGAAAGATACGTTCAACTGATCATGGACGCAAACGCGCAGagtcacaaattatttattatggACGCTCGGCCGATGCCTAACGCGGTGGCGAATAAGGCGAAGGGTGGAGGCTATGAGAACGAAGACGCTTATCAGAACGCGGAGCTAGTGTTTTTAGACATTCCTAATATTCACGTGATGAGGGAAAGCCTTAGAAAAGTGAAAG AATTATGCTTTCCAAAGATCGATGAAGCGAGATGGTTGTCGGGAATAGAATCCACCGTTTGGCTGAAACATATCAAGTACGTGCTCGCAGGAGCGCTGAAGATAGTGGACAAAGTCGACAATCACAAGACGTCGGTGCTGGTGCACTGTTCCGACGGCTGGGACAGAACGGCGCAG CTCACAGCTCTTGCCATGTTAATGTTAGATCCGTATTACAGAACTATCAAAGGTTTTGAGGTTCTTATAGAAAAGGAGTGGCTGAGTTTCGGCCACAAATTCCAACAG AGGATCGGCCACGGCGACGAGCACCACAGCGACGCGGACAGGTCCCCGGTGTTCTTGCAGTTCATGGACTGCGTGTGGCAAATCAGCCGTCAGTTGCCGAACGCGTTGGAGTTCAACGAACATTTTCTTATCACTATACTCGACCATCTGTACTCCTGCAGATTCGGCACGTTTTTATACAGCAG CGAACGCGAGAGGGTACAGGCTCAAGTAAAGCAGAAAACCGTCTCGTTGTGGTCGTACACAAACAGTCAATTATCACTGTATCAAAACCCCCTGTACTGGTCACAGCCGACCTACCAACCGGTTCTGCTGCCGATAGCTAGCATGAGGTACATAAGGCCCTGGAAGAGCGTGTACTGCAGATGGAATCCTAGTATGCGACAACAG GATCCCGTTTATCAACGAACGAGGGAACTTCTAGTCTTGAACGAGCAACTGGAGAAACAGCTCGAGGAGGGTCGGCGCGAGCAAGCTTCCCGCGCGAACCGATCGCTGACTTCGCCGGCGCCGCCCAGACTGCATTCCCCGGTTCACTCATAG
- the mtm gene encoding phosphatidylinositol-3-phosphate phosphatase isoform X1, whose product MEKRGSAELLNVEQNNSKNASSDSLNSDSKSSSLNSKMGQESESWEKASHSKSFSSSSTSTDNNIVSALETRKENQVKVSWSETRKINNLSSGDAGPTLLNGERMQGIAHEVTYLCPYSGPARGILSVTNYKLHFRSTDRETPYVVEVPLGVVSRIEKVGGASSRRENSYGIEAFCKDMRNLRFAHKQENHSRRDVFEKLQQYSFPLSHKLPLFAFEYSETFPENGWNVYEPIAELKRMGVNNDMWKISKINDTYSICDSYPAVWAVPTAATDEDLQASAAFRSKGRLPVLSWIHPESQATITRCAQPLVGVGGKRSREDERYVQLIMDANAQSHKLFIMDARPMPNAVANKAKGGGYENEDAYQNAELVFLDIPNIHVMRESLRKVKELCFPKIDEARWLSGIESTVWLKHIKYVLAGALKIVDKVDNHKTSVLVHCSDGWDRTAQLTALAMLMLDPYYRTIKGFEVLIEKEWLSFGHKFQQRIGHGDEHHSDADRSPVFLQFMDCVWQISRQLPNALEFNEHFLITILDHLYSCRFGTFLYSSERERVQAQVKQKTVSLWSYTNSQLSLYQNPLYWSQPTYQPVLLPIASMRYIRPWKSVYCRWNPSMRQQVRKT is encoded by the exons ATGGAGAAAAGAGGAAGCGCAGAGCTCTTGAACGTGGAGCAAAACAATTCTAAAAATGCTAGCTCAGATTCCCTTAACTCAGATAGTAAGAGCAGCTCGCTCAATTCCAAAATGGGTCAAGAATCG GAAAGCTGGGAAAAAGCATCTCATTCCAAAAGTTTTTCCTCAAGCTCTACTtcaacagataataatattgtttCTGCTTTAGAAACTAGAAAAGAGAATCAAGTGAAAGTGAGTTGGTCCGAGACGCGCAAAATCAAT AATTTGTCTAGTGGAGATGCAGGTCCTACACTCCTGAACGGAGAAAGGATGCAGGGCATAGCTCACGAGGTAACATATCTGTGCCCCTATTCAGGACCAGCTAGAGGAATTCTTAGCGTCACAAATTACAAGCTCCACTTTCGAAGCACCGACCGCGAAACACCGTATGTCGTTGAAGTGCCTCTGGGTGTGGTAAGCAGAATCGAGAAGGTCGGCGGAGCGTCTAGCAGGAGAGAGAATTCCTATGGAATCGAAGCGTTCTGCAAGGACATGCGGAATCTCAGATTTGCTCACAAGCAGGAGAATCATTCGCGAAGAGATGTTTTCGAGAAGCTCCAACAGTATTCATTCCCGTTGTCTCATAAGCTACCGTTATTTGCCTTCGAATACTCTGAAACGTTCCCCGAAAACGGCTGGAACGTGTACGAGCCCATAGCAGAGTTGAAGAGAATG GGCGTGAACAATGATATGTGGAAAATATCAAAGATCAACGACACGTACTCTATATGCGACAGCTACCCAGCGGTGTGGGCAGTGCCTACGGCGGCGACCGATGAAGATCTACAAGCATCCGCGGCCTTCAGGAGCAAAGGAAGACTTCCGGTGCTGTCGTGGATTCATCCGGAGAGTCAGGCAACGATCACCCGTTGTGCCCAGCCACTGGTGGGCGTAGGTGGCAAAAGGAGTCGCGAGGACGAAAGATACGTTCAACTGATCATGGACGCAAACGCGCAGagtcacaaattatttattatggACGCTCGGCCGATGCCTAACGCGGTGGCGAATAAGGCGAAGGGTGGAGGCTATGAGAACGAAGACGCTTATCAGAACGCGGAGCTAGTGTTTTTAGACATTCCTAATATTCACGTGATGAGGGAAAGCCTTAGAAAAGTGAAAG AATTATGCTTTCCAAAGATCGATGAAGCGAGATGGTTGTCGGGAATAGAATCCACCGTTTGGCTGAAACATATCAAGTACGTGCTCGCAGGAGCGCTGAAGATAGTGGACAAAGTCGACAATCACAAGACGTCGGTGCTGGTGCACTGTTCCGACGGCTGGGACAGAACGGCGCAG CTCACAGCTCTTGCCATGTTAATGTTAGATCCGTATTACAGAACTATCAAAGGTTTTGAGGTTCTTATAGAAAAGGAGTGGCTGAGTTTCGGCCACAAATTCCAACAG AGGATCGGCCACGGCGACGAGCACCACAGCGACGCGGACAGGTCCCCGGTGTTCTTGCAGTTCATGGACTGCGTGTGGCAAATCAGCCGTCAGTTGCCGAACGCGTTGGAGTTCAACGAACATTTTCTTATCACTATACTCGACCATCTGTACTCCTGCAGATTCGGCACGTTTTTATACAGCAG CGAACGCGAGAGGGTACAGGCTCAAGTAAAGCAGAAAACCGTCTCGTTGTGGTCGTACACAAACAGTCAATTATCACTGTATCAAAACCCCCTGTACTGGTCACAGCCGACCTACCAACCGGTTCTGCTGCCGATAGCTAGCATGAGGTACATAAGGCCCTGGAAGAGCGTGTACTGCAGATGGAATCCTAGTATGCGACAACAGGTTCGTAAAACTTAA
- the mtm gene encoding phosphatidylinositol-3-phosphate phosphatase isoform X2 yields MEKRGSAELLNVEQNNSKNASSDSLNSDSKSSSLNSKMGQESESWEKASHSKSFSSSSTSTDNNIVSALETRKENQVKNLSSGDAGPTLLNGERMQGIAHEVTYLCPYSGPARGILSVTNYKLHFRSTDRETPYVVEVPLGVVSRIEKVGGASSRRENSYGIEAFCKDMRNLRFAHKQENHSRRDVFEKLQQYSFPLSHKLPLFAFEYSETFPENGWNVYEPIAELKRMGVNNDMWKISKINDTYSICDSYPAVWAVPTAATDEDLQASAAFRSKGRLPVLSWIHPESQATITRCAQPLVGVGGKRSREDERYVQLIMDANAQSHKLFIMDARPMPNAVANKAKGGGYENEDAYQNAELVFLDIPNIHVMRESLRKVKELCFPKIDEARWLSGIESTVWLKHIKYVLAGALKIVDKVDNHKTSVLVHCSDGWDRTAQLTALAMLMLDPYYRTIKGFEVLIEKEWLSFGHKFQQRIGHGDEHHSDADRSPVFLQFMDCVWQISRQLPNALEFNEHFLITILDHLYSCRFGTFLYSSERERVQAQVKQKTVSLWSYTNSQLSLYQNPLYWSQPTYQPVLLPIASMRYIRPWKSVYCRWNPSMRQQVRKT; encoded by the exons ATGGAGAAAAGAGGAAGCGCAGAGCTCTTGAACGTGGAGCAAAACAATTCTAAAAATGCTAGCTCAGATTCCCTTAACTCAGATAGTAAGAGCAGCTCGCTCAATTCCAAAATGGGTCAAGAATCG GAAAGCTGGGAAAAAGCATCTCATTCCAAAAGTTTTTCCTCAAGCTCTACTtcaacagataataatattgtttCTGCTTTAGAAACTAGAAAAGAGAATCAAGTGAAA AATTTGTCTAGTGGAGATGCAGGTCCTACACTCCTGAACGGAGAAAGGATGCAGGGCATAGCTCACGAGGTAACATATCTGTGCCCCTATTCAGGACCAGCTAGAGGAATTCTTAGCGTCACAAATTACAAGCTCCACTTTCGAAGCACCGACCGCGAAACACCGTATGTCGTTGAAGTGCCTCTGGGTGTGGTAAGCAGAATCGAGAAGGTCGGCGGAGCGTCTAGCAGGAGAGAGAATTCCTATGGAATCGAAGCGTTCTGCAAGGACATGCGGAATCTCAGATTTGCTCACAAGCAGGAGAATCATTCGCGAAGAGATGTTTTCGAGAAGCTCCAACAGTATTCATTCCCGTTGTCTCATAAGCTACCGTTATTTGCCTTCGAATACTCTGAAACGTTCCCCGAAAACGGCTGGAACGTGTACGAGCCCATAGCAGAGTTGAAGAGAATG GGCGTGAACAATGATATGTGGAAAATATCAAAGATCAACGACACGTACTCTATATGCGACAGCTACCCAGCGGTGTGGGCAGTGCCTACGGCGGCGACCGATGAAGATCTACAAGCATCCGCGGCCTTCAGGAGCAAAGGAAGACTTCCGGTGCTGTCGTGGATTCATCCGGAGAGTCAGGCAACGATCACCCGTTGTGCCCAGCCACTGGTGGGCGTAGGTGGCAAAAGGAGTCGCGAGGACGAAAGATACGTTCAACTGATCATGGACGCAAACGCGCAGagtcacaaattatttattatggACGCTCGGCCGATGCCTAACGCGGTGGCGAATAAGGCGAAGGGTGGAGGCTATGAGAACGAAGACGCTTATCAGAACGCGGAGCTAGTGTTTTTAGACATTCCTAATATTCACGTGATGAGGGAAAGCCTTAGAAAAGTGAAAG AATTATGCTTTCCAAAGATCGATGAAGCGAGATGGTTGTCGGGAATAGAATCCACCGTTTGGCTGAAACATATCAAGTACGTGCTCGCAGGAGCGCTGAAGATAGTGGACAAAGTCGACAATCACAAGACGTCGGTGCTGGTGCACTGTTCCGACGGCTGGGACAGAACGGCGCAG CTCACAGCTCTTGCCATGTTAATGTTAGATCCGTATTACAGAACTATCAAAGGTTTTGAGGTTCTTATAGAAAAGGAGTGGCTGAGTTTCGGCCACAAATTCCAACAG AGGATCGGCCACGGCGACGAGCACCACAGCGACGCGGACAGGTCCCCGGTGTTCTTGCAGTTCATGGACTGCGTGTGGCAAATCAGCCGTCAGTTGCCGAACGCGTTGGAGTTCAACGAACATTTTCTTATCACTATACTCGACCATCTGTACTCCTGCAGATTCGGCACGTTTTTATACAGCAG CGAACGCGAGAGGGTACAGGCTCAAGTAAAGCAGAAAACCGTCTCGTTGTGGTCGTACACAAACAGTCAATTATCACTGTATCAAAACCCCCTGTACTGGTCACAGCCGACCTACCAACCGGTTCTGCTGCCGATAGCTAGCATGAGGTACATAAGGCCCTGGAAGAGCGTGTACTGCAGATGGAATCCTAGTATGCGACAACAGGTTCGTAAAACTTAA
- the mtm gene encoding phosphatidylinositol-3-phosphate phosphatase isoform X3 has protein sequence MEKRGSAELLNVEQNNSKNASSDSLNSDSKSSSLNSKMGQESNLSSGDAGPTLLNGERMQGIAHEVTYLCPYSGPARGILSVTNYKLHFRSTDRETPYVVEVPLGVVSRIEKVGGASSRRENSYGIEAFCKDMRNLRFAHKQENHSRRDVFEKLQQYSFPLSHKLPLFAFEYSETFPENGWNVYEPIAELKRMGVNNDMWKISKINDTYSICDSYPAVWAVPTAATDEDLQASAAFRSKGRLPVLSWIHPESQATITRCAQPLVGVGGKRSREDERYVQLIMDANAQSHKLFIMDARPMPNAVANKAKGGGYENEDAYQNAELVFLDIPNIHVMRESLRKVKELCFPKIDEARWLSGIESTVWLKHIKYVLAGALKIVDKVDNHKTSVLVHCSDGWDRTAQLTALAMLMLDPYYRTIKGFEVLIEKEWLSFGHKFQQRIGHGDEHHSDADRSPVFLQFMDCVWQISRQLPNALEFNEHFLITILDHLYSCRFGTFLYSSERERVQAQVKQKTVSLWSYTNSQLSLYQNPLYWSQPTYQPVLLPIASMRYIRPWKSVYCRWNPSMRQQVRKT, from the exons ATGGAGAAAAGAGGAAGCGCAGAGCTCTTGAACGTGGAGCAAAACAATTCTAAAAATGCTAGCTCAGATTCCCTTAACTCAGATAGTAAGAGCAGCTCGCTCAATTCCAAAATGGGTCAAGAATCG AATTTGTCTAGTGGAGATGCAGGTCCTACACTCCTGAACGGAGAAAGGATGCAGGGCATAGCTCACGAGGTAACATATCTGTGCCCCTATTCAGGACCAGCTAGAGGAATTCTTAGCGTCACAAATTACAAGCTCCACTTTCGAAGCACCGACCGCGAAACACCGTATGTCGTTGAAGTGCCTCTGGGTGTGGTAAGCAGAATCGAGAAGGTCGGCGGAGCGTCTAGCAGGAGAGAGAATTCCTATGGAATCGAAGCGTTCTGCAAGGACATGCGGAATCTCAGATTTGCTCACAAGCAGGAGAATCATTCGCGAAGAGATGTTTTCGAGAAGCTCCAACAGTATTCATTCCCGTTGTCTCATAAGCTACCGTTATTTGCCTTCGAATACTCTGAAACGTTCCCCGAAAACGGCTGGAACGTGTACGAGCCCATAGCAGAGTTGAAGAGAATG GGCGTGAACAATGATATGTGGAAAATATCAAAGATCAACGACACGTACTCTATATGCGACAGCTACCCAGCGGTGTGGGCAGTGCCTACGGCGGCGACCGATGAAGATCTACAAGCATCCGCGGCCTTCAGGAGCAAAGGAAGACTTCCGGTGCTGTCGTGGATTCATCCGGAGAGTCAGGCAACGATCACCCGTTGTGCCCAGCCACTGGTGGGCGTAGGTGGCAAAAGGAGTCGCGAGGACGAAAGATACGTTCAACTGATCATGGACGCAAACGCGCAGagtcacaaattatttattatggACGCTCGGCCGATGCCTAACGCGGTGGCGAATAAGGCGAAGGGTGGAGGCTATGAGAACGAAGACGCTTATCAGAACGCGGAGCTAGTGTTTTTAGACATTCCTAATATTCACGTGATGAGGGAAAGCCTTAGAAAAGTGAAAG AATTATGCTTTCCAAAGATCGATGAAGCGAGATGGTTGTCGGGAATAGAATCCACCGTTTGGCTGAAACATATCAAGTACGTGCTCGCAGGAGCGCTGAAGATAGTGGACAAAGTCGACAATCACAAGACGTCGGTGCTGGTGCACTGTTCCGACGGCTGGGACAGAACGGCGCAG CTCACAGCTCTTGCCATGTTAATGTTAGATCCGTATTACAGAACTATCAAAGGTTTTGAGGTTCTTATAGAAAAGGAGTGGCTGAGTTTCGGCCACAAATTCCAACAG AGGATCGGCCACGGCGACGAGCACCACAGCGACGCGGACAGGTCCCCGGTGTTCTTGCAGTTCATGGACTGCGTGTGGCAAATCAGCCGTCAGTTGCCGAACGCGTTGGAGTTCAACGAACATTTTCTTATCACTATACTCGACCATCTGTACTCCTGCAGATTCGGCACGTTTTTATACAGCAG CGAACGCGAGAGGGTACAGGCTCAAGTAAAGCAGAAAACCGTCTCGTTGTGGTCGTACACAAACAGTCAATTATCACTGTATCAAAACCCCCTGTACTGGTCACAGCCGACCTACCAACCGGTTCTGCTGCCGATAGCTAGCATGAGGTACATAAGGCCCTGGAAGAGCGTGTACTGCAGATGGAATCCTAGTATGCGACAACAGGTTCGTAAAACTTAA
- the LOC117217906 gene encoding uncharacterized protein LOC117217906 isoform X1: protein MLVPGRRRFWLGQSFDETSMDSCPLAVADGRTTDGPSKDNVETEVTSLEEAKSVIATLRARQRAQAHQMLAWRRTLKLQEDLVARLTREKAEQLRTLSSQLLLFESRLCRKQKEIEASLTQRESIILRQQRMIQQLQSRLAERSTGTRDSPPCDALDRLDSLGDGDSAVVLEEAADDLAPPRFRSNITDVTVIRSVSDAVEPSSKYSSMRRCNGFLRRPEILETVYSVEEDGDSENNQDPSESTENSECEDRRSKHLGNGKGRLQDLYGSFERLAQEADSPPSERPRDESQQAQVTYNRVMSNHRSVTKPKDVKYKRINKAKSKSLEELRGRLRTWVEKGNKIAISFDQSYA from the exons CTTCGACGAGACGTCGATGGACAGCTGCCCGTTGGCCGTCGCCGACGGGAGGACGACGGATGGGCCCTCCAAGGACAACGTCGAGACGGAAGTGACCTCGTTGGAGGAGGCGAAATCGGTGATCGCGACACTGCGCGCGAGACAGAGGGCACAGGCGCATCAGATGCTCGCATGGCGGCGGACCCTGAAATTGCAG GAGGACCTGGTGGCCCGGCTGACGAGAGAGAAGGCCGAGCAGCTCCGGACGCTGTCCTCGCAGCTGCTGCTGTTCGAGTCGAGGCTCTGCCGGAAGCAGAAGGAGATCGAGGCTAGCTTGACGCAACGGGAGTCCATTATCCTCAGACAGCAGAGGATGATACAGCAATTGCAGAGCAGATTGGCGGAAAGGTCGACCGGGACCAGGGACTCGCCGCCTTGCGACGCCCTCGATAGATTGGACAGCCTCGGTGACGGCGACAGCGCCGTCGTTCTCGAAGAGGCTGCCGACGACCTCGCACCGCCCAG GTTCCGCTCGAACATCACCGACGTGACAGTGATTCGATCGGTATCGGACGCGGTCGAGCCATCCAGCAAGTACTCGTCGATGCGACGATGCAACGGATTCTTAAGGCGACCGGAGATACTGGAGACCGTCTACTCGGTCGAGGAGGACGGGGACAGCGAGAACAATCAGGACCCGTCCGAGTCCACCGAGAACTCCGAGTGCGAGGACCGGCGCTCGAAACACTTGGGAAACGGCAAAGGAAGGCTGCAGGATCTCTACGGCAGCTTCGAGAGACTCGCCCAAGAAGCGGATTCTCCGCCGAGCGAGAGGCCAAGGGACGAGAGCCAGCAGGCGCAG GTCACGTACAACAGGGTAATGAGCAATCACCGATCGGTCACGAAGCCAAAAGACGTGAAGTACAAGAGGATAAACAAAGCGAAGTCGAAAAGCCTGGAGGAGCTGAGGGGACGCCTGAGGACCTGGGTCGAGAAGGGGAACAAGATCGCAATATCTTTCGACCAGTCTTACGCCTGA
- the LOC117217906 gene encoding uncharacterized protein LOC117217906 isoform X2 codes for MKTTQRALSFDETSMDSCPLAVADGRTTDGPSKDNVETEVTSLEEAKSVIATLRARQRAQAHQMLAWRRTLKLQEDLVARLTREKAEQLRTLSSQLLLFESRLCRKQKEIEASLTQRESIILRQQRMIQQLQSRLAERSTGTRDSPPCDALDRLDSLGDGDSAVVLEEAADDLAPPRFRSNITDVTVIRSVSDAVEPSSKYSSMRRCNGFLRRPEILETVYSVEEDGDSENNQDPSESTENSECEDRRSKHLGNGKGRLQDLYGSFERLAQEADSPPSERPRDESQQAQVTYNRVMSNHRSVTKPKDVKYKRINKAKSKSLEELRGRLRTWVEKGNKIAISFDQSYA; via the exons CTTCGACGAGACGTCGATGGACAGCTGCCCGTTGGCCGTCGCCGACGGGAGGACGACGGATGGGCCCTCCAAGGACAACGTCGAGACGGAAGTGACCTCGTTGGAGGAGGCGAAATCGGTGATCGCGACACTGCGCGCGAGACAGAGGGCACAGGCGCATCAGATGCTCGCATGGCGGCGGACCCTGAAATTGCAG GAGGACCTGGTGGCCCGGCTGACGAGAGAGAAGGCCGAGCAGCTCCGGACGCTGTCCTCGCAGCTGCTGCTGTTCGAGTCGAGGCTCTGCCGGAAGCAGAAGGAGATCGAGGCTAGCTTGACGCAACGGGAGTCCATTATCCTCAGACAGCAGAGGATGATACAGCAATTGCAGAGCAGATTGGCGGAAAGGTCGACCGGGACCAGGGACTCGCCGCCTTGCGACGCCCTCGATAGATTGGACAGCCTCGGTGACGGCGACAGCGCCGTCGTTCTCGAAGAGGCTGCCGACGACCTCGCACCGCCCAG GTTCCGCTCGAACATCACCGACGTGACAGTGATTCGATCGGTATCGGACGCGGTCGAGCCATCCAGCAAGTACTCGTCGATGCGACGATGCAACGGATTCTTAAGGCGACCGGAGATACTGGAGACCGTCTACTCGGTCGAGGAGGACGGGGACAGCGAGAACAATCAGGACCCGTCCGAGTCCACCGAGAACTCCGAGTGCGAGGACCGGCGCTCGAAACACTTGGGAAACGGCAAAGGAAGGCTGCAGGATCTCTACGGCAGCTTCGAGAGACTCGCCCAAGAAGCGGATTCTCCGCCGAGCGAGAGGCCAAGGGACGAGAGCCAGCAGGCGCAG GTCACGTACAACAGGGTAATGAGCAATCACCGATCGGTCACGAAGCCAAAAGACGTGAAGTACAAGAGGATAAACAAAGCGAAGTCGAAAAGCCTGGAGGAGCTGAGGGGACGCCTGAGGACCTGGGTCGAGAAGGGGAACAAGATCGCAATATCTTTCGACCAGTCTTACGCCTGA